The segment ACCATGGCCAGCCAAGTGCTGCCGGCGCGGCGCGCGGTCAGCCACGTCAAACCGACTGCCGCCAATCCCAATAACGTCTTGAACACCAAGATGCCGGCGTCTCCCCAGACCTGAAACAAGCTGTAGAAGACGACCCCGGTGAGCCACTCGTGATCGACCCACAGCGGCAAAGTGGGTGTGTAGGCAAACGGGTCGGCCGCTGGCATGGCCCCTGCGCGGAGAAAAAGCTCGCCCACTACCAGCCGCCCCCACAAGTCGGGGTCGCCCAGTCGCAGCGCGAACTGGCGCGCATAGAACGCCGCCAAGAGCAGCATGGCACCGCCACTCAACAAAGCGTCGCGCGACCATGCCACGGGGCGTGCGCCCATGACACGCGATCTTTGAGAAATCGTAGTCATCAGCGCCCACCGCCACACAAGTTGCAAGCCTCAGCCACTTAGCAACTCTAGCTCGGGACAACGGCGCGCGTTTTATCAATCGTGCGGGCTATGACTGCGTTGGTCGTTCGTGGCCCAAACGGCGGTCGTGGTGTCGGCTGACGGGGAGGCGACCTCAGGGCCACCTTGGAGTCGGGCGCCCGATCGCGGCTGGCTGTTTTCAAAACAGCTCGCGCAGCACGTCCCCTTCGGAAAGTAGTTGGATGGGTCGGCCTTCTCGGTCGACATGCGAGAGGTCAGTAATCCCCATGGCATGGTATAGCGTCTTGGCAATATCTTCAGGCGCGACTGGTTGATCGGAGGGAAACTCACCCACGCGATCCGTGCTGCCATACGTTTGCCCGCCGCGCACCCCGCCCCCCGCCAGCAGCACGCTCATGGCGTGTGTCCAATGGTCTCGGCCGGCCCCCGTGGCGCCGCCGGAGCGTGGATCGCCGATTTTCGGCATGCGCCCCATCTCGCTGTTGACCATCACCAGCGTGCTGTCCAACAAATTGCGCTCGGACAGATCGGCAAGCAGCGCGGAATAACATTGGTCGAACTCGGGCAACAACCACTCCTGAAGGCAGCCGAAATTGTTGCCGTGCGTATCCCAGCCGCCGCCGCTGGCGCAGTGCTTTGCATCAGAAAGCTTTTCGTTTTCTTTCCAGAACACGCTGACAAACGGCACGCCCGCCTCGACCAATCGCCGCGCAAGCAGCATGCTCATTGCATTGACGCTCGTGCCGTAGCGTTCGCGCGTCGCCGTTGACTCGGTCGAGACATCGAAAGCAGTCTTCGTTTGCGCCGAACTGAGTAGCGAGAACGCCTTGTGCTGTTGCTTGCTATAAACTTCGAGGTCGGCGCCAGCGTCCAGCGCGCGATGCGCTTCGTCGATTTCTTGCAGCAGGCCCTTGCGCGAGACAAATCGCTCGGCGGTCAATTCACCCTCTAGCGACAAGGCCGGCACGCGAAACGCCAGTGGCCGATCGAGTTCTCCCTCAACGTAGAACGGATCAAACTCCACGCCCAGCATCGCGGCAAATTGCCCTGGCCGCGTGTAACGCGGCGCGCCCGGCTTCTGCGGCAAGCTGATCACCTGCGGCAAGTAGGGATGCTGTGGCCGCTTCGCGCCGATCACGGCGCCGACAA is part of the Pirellulales bacterium genome and harbors:
- a CDS encoding DUF1501 domain-containing protein, whose amino-acid sequence is MISAAAGVVLMLGDRCSYQLGHGALTAHMRRRTFLVASGLGFCGLHAPQLTSAGAVPATGAAKSTILIWLSGGASHLDTWDMKPHAPREYRGLFEPIATSAPGIELCEHLPLMAKQAHHLAIVRSLGHYRRGTGDHHAGYYYNLTGHAPDPSFVQLGNDRTPRGDDWPFVGAVIGAKRPQHPYLPQVISLPQKPGAPRYTRPGQFAAMLGVEFDPFYVEGELDRPLAFRVPALSLEGELTAERFVSRKGLLQEIDEAHRALDAGADLEVYSKQQHKAFSLLSSAQTKTAFDVSTESTATRERYGTSVNAMSMLLARRLVEAGVPFVSVFWKENEKLSDAKHCASGGGWDTHGNNFGCLQEWLLPEFDQCYSALLADLSERNLLDSTLVMVNSEMGRMPKIGDPRSGGATGAGRDHWTHAMSVLLAGGGVRGGQTYGSTDRVGEFPSDQPVAPEDIAKTLYHAMGITDLSHVDREGRPIQLLSEGDVLRELF